The genomic DNA CTACTTAAAGCATTTGCTGGCGAATCACAGGCTAAAAACCGCTATACCTTTTTTTCAAAGAAGGCCAAGGAAGAAGGTTTTGAGCAAATTGCTGAACTATTTATGACCACTGCATTACAAGAAGAAGCACATGCTAAGATATTTTTTAGATTTTTAGAAGGAGGTCCTGTTGAAATTACCGCAACATACCCCGCGGGCTCAATTGGAACAACCGCAGAGAACCTAAAAGCCTCAGCAATGGGCGAGCATGAGGAGTGGACTGATTTGTATCCACATTTTGCAGAGATAGCCGAGCAAGAAGGTTTTAAGAAAATTGCTACCGCATTTAAACTTATTGCTAAAATTGAAAAAGAGCACGAGGAGAGGTATAAAAAGTTGCTTGAAAGAGTGGAGTCTGGTAAAGTGTTTGAACGCGAAGAGGATGTAGAATGGGTGTGTCGTAAGTGCGGACATGTTCATAAGGGAAAGAAAGCATTAAAAAATTGCCCAGTTTGTAATCATCCAGAGGCTTATTTCGAAGAAAAGGGAACTAATTATTAGTAAGAAAAGTACTTAAAGTGCCTAGAGTTTAGAGTGCCTAAAGTTTTTTCAACACGTAACTTTAGGCACTCTAGGCATTTCAAGTACTCAAGGCACTTCAAGTTAATACCTCGGCTTATCTTTTATCTCATTATAGTAGTTTTCAACTCCAATCTCTTTCATCCTCTGGTTTATTTTATCCACCTTTGCTCAAGATGGCTATCAAAACCAGTATGATTGCACGGAAACTCATTGCATTGGAAGCAGAAATCAACCGATTTGGTTTTGTGACAAACCCGTACATTACATGATTTAAATAGATGACATTCCTGTTTCCTACATCCCAAGCAGTTGGAAGAGGCAAAATAATCGAGCATCACCTTAAACTCTTGGTATTTGTTGAAAATCGGAGCATCTAGTAGTTCTGAAAATCGTTTAGCGTAAACTTCGAAATTTCCAAGATCATTTTTTAATGCTTCGCTGTTTTTCTTAATACTACCATTATTAAAAGCAAAGCATTTTTGGCAGTTTATACCACATGGACCAAGTGTGTTGAGAATATTCGGGTGGTTCATACGTATGTAAATTTTAATTTTTCAAAGATTGTTCTATTTTATTGAAAAGAAGAATAATTACTTTTTATTTGATTTTATCTAAGAATGCCAAGCAAGAGAAAGAAACTAATTATTTGTATTTTAAGTGCATTAACTTTAGTCACTCTAGGCATTTTAAGTACTCTAGGCACTTCTTGTTATTTTCTTACCTTTGTGCTGAATTTAAAGCAATATGGATTACATCTATCCAAAAAATTTTGAAGAGAAAGTCGGGTTTGACCGAATTCGTGCGCTAGTTTCCTCTCGTTGCCTTTGTAATCTGGGAGTTAGAAAGGTTGGTGAAATTTCGTATTGCACCGATTTTGAAACAATTCTTCGTTATATTGCCGAAACCGATGAGATGAAAACCATCTGTTTGATGGATGACTCTTTTCCTGTTGATAATTATATCGATTCCACTCCATTCCTTGAACGCATAAAGGTTGTTGGAACTTGGCTCGATGAACGCGAATTATACGATCTGCGCAAATCACTCGATTCCATAAAATCGTTACTTTCCTTTTTCCGTCGAGGCGAAGAACCCCGATACCCAAACCTTACAAACCTTACAAAAGGTTTATCATATTACCCTTATGTAACCGATAGGATTGATTCAATTCTTAATAAATTTGGGAAGATAAAGGATAATGCATCACCTGAGTTAGCTCGAATTCGCTCTGAGGTATCGGCTAAACAGGCCTCGGTTTCAAAGCGCATTCAGAGCATACTTAAGCAAGGACAATCCGAAGGTTTTGTTGAATCCGATGCATCACCCGCTGTTCGCGATGGTAGGATTGTAATCCCCGTTGCGGCAGCAAATAAGCGCAAAATAAAAGGATTTGTTCACGATGAATCGGCATCTGGGAAAACAGTTTATATTGAACCCGTTGAGGTAGTTGAGTTGAACAACGAGATTCGGGAGTTGGAATACGCTGAACGTCGTGAGGTGATTCGTATTCTGGTTGAATTTACCGATACAATTCGACCATACCTTCCTGAACTGATTTTAGCGTACGATTTCCTTGGAACTATCGATTTTATTAGAGCAAAAGCACTCTTTGCAATAGATGTTGGAGGTGCAAAGCCAATACTAACCTCTAAGCCACATATATTTATTCGTCAGGCCAAGCACCCATTACTTTTCTTAACCCTTAAACGTGAGGGGAAAGAGATAGTTCCTCTGGATGTTGAACTTAATGTAAATGAGAGAGTTCTTCTTATTTCTGGACCCAATGCGGGTGGGAAATCGGTTTGCCTTAAAACCGTTGGATTGCTTCAGTATATGCTTCAATGTGGGTTTTTACCTTCATTGCTAGAGAATTCTGAGATTGGGATATTCGATAAAATTTTTATTGATATTGGTGATGAGCAATCAATTGAAAACGATTTAAGTACATACAGCTCGCACTTGTTGAATATGAAGCATTTTCTCCGCAATGCGGATTCAAAGTCGTTGATTCTTATCGATGAGTTTGGTGCGGGAACAGAGCCAATGGTCGGTGGAGCCATCGCCGAATCTATACTTCAGCGATTCTGCGAGCAGGGAACATTTGGAATTATTACAACTCACTATACAAACCTTAAGCATTTTGCATCGGGTACACATGGCATTGTAAATGGTGCAATGCTATTTGATGTTAGTAAGATTCAACCGCTTTTCAAACTCGAAATTGGGAAACCAGGAAGTAGTTTCGCTTTTGAGATTGCCAGAAAAATTGGACTGCCAGAAGATGTTCTTCAATCAGCATCATCAAAGGTGGGTGAAGATCATGTTAGTTTCGAGAAGCATCTAAGAGAGATATCGCGCGATAAGCGGTATTGGGAGAAAAAACGGGATAATATTCGTTTAACAAATCGGAAAGTTGAGGAGATGGAAAAGAAGTTAGAACAGGAACTTCTATCCATTAAGGAGCAGCGCAAGGAGATTCTTGCTAAGGCAAAGAAGGAGGCAGGGGCTTTACTCTTGGATACGAACCGTCAAATAGAGAATACAATTCGAGTTATTAAGGAAACAAACGCCCAAAAGGAGAAGACCAAAGAGGTACGTTCCGAGTTGGAAGATTTTAAGGAAGATTTTGAGAGCAAGATTAATTCAAATGATGAGGATATTGAGAAAAAGATATTGCAAATCAAGGAGAAACAGAAGCGTAGGGAGGAGAAAAATAGAGAAAAAGGACAAATAGAAGATGCTGGTTTTTCCGA from Bacteroidales bacterium includes the following:
- a CDS encoding rubrerythrin family protein, which encodes MDKSIKGTQTEKNLLKAFAGESQAKNRYTFFSKKAKEEGFEQIAELFMTTALQEEAHAKIFFRFLEGGPVEITATYPAGSIGTTAENLKASAMGEHEEWTDLYPHFAEIAEQEGFKKIATAFKLIAKIEKEHEERYKKLLERVESGKVFEREEDVEWVCRKCGHVHKGKKALKNCPVCNHPEAYFEEKGTNY
- a CDS encoding endonuclease MutS2, with product MDYIYPKNFEEKVGFDRIRALVSSRCLCNLGVRKVGEISYCTDFETILRYIAETDEMKTICLMDDSFPVDNYIDSTPFLERIKVVGTWLDERELYDLRKSLDSIKSLLSFFRRGEEPRYPNLTNLTKGLSYYPYVTDRIDSILNKFGKIKDNASPELARIRSEVSAKQASVSKRIQSILKQGQSEGFVESDASPAVRDGRIVIPVAAANKRKIKGFVHDESASGKTVYIEPVEVVELNNEIRELEYAERREVIRILVEFTDTIRPYLPELILAYDFLGTIDFIRAKALFAIDVGGAKPILTSKPHIFIRQAKHPLLFLTLKREGKEIVPLDVELNVNERVLLISGPNAGGKSVCLKTVGLLQYMLQCGFLPSLLENSEIGIFDKIFIDIGDEQSIENDLSTYSSHLLNMKHFLRNADSKSLILIDEFGAGTEPMVGGAIAESILQRFCEQGTFGIITTHYTNLKHFASGTHGIVNGAMLFDVSKIQPLFKLEIGKPGSSFAFEIARKIGLPEDVLQSASSKVGEDHVSFEKHLREISRDKRYWEKKRDNIRLTNRKVEEMEKKLEQELLSIKEQRKEILAKAKKEAGALLLDTNRQIENTIRVIKETNAQKEKTKEVRSELEDFKEDFESKINSNDEDIEKKILQIKEKQKRREEKNREKGQIEDAGFSEDLAPKAMEKGDKVRMKEQDIVGEIVEVGQKNAVVAFGNMMTSVDIDKLELISANEYRKANREVSQPRTGASVDTHKRRLNFKSNIDIRGFRADEAIRATQELVDEALMLGIGQVRILHGKGNGILRQLIREYLATHPGIKSFADEHIEFGGTGITNVTLDL